From the genome of Luteibacter rhizovicinus DSM 16549:
CCACCGTTGCGGTCGACCCGCGCGGTCTGGGTCGGCGCAGCGCCGAGCTCATCCTAGAAAGACTTCGTAATCCCGAGACGGACACGGCTTCCACTATCGCGCCCGTCCGGCTGGTCGTCCGCGAAAGCAGCTGCCCGCCGTCTTCTCCCTGAACCCACCACTGGAGCGCCCCATGGCTACCGCTTCCACGCCATTGCCCAACTCGTCGAATTCGACGGGCGCCGGCGACACCCGCTACACCTATTTCCCGCTCGCCCTTGGCGTGATGACCACGATCTTCTTCATGTGGGGGTTCCTGACCTGCCTGAACGACATCCTGATCCCGCATCTGAAGGCCGTGTTCGAACTGAACTACGCCCAGGCGCTCCTGATCCAGTTCACGTTCTTCGGCGCGTACTTCATCATGTCGCTGCCAGCAGGCAGGATCGTCGCCGCCCTCGGCTACAAGAAGAGCATCGTCCTCGGCCTGATCGTCGCCGGCATCGGCGCGGCCATGTTCTGGCCCGCCGCAGGCATGCGCCTCTACCCGTTCTTCCTCGGTGCGCTGTTCATCCTCGCCACGGGCATCACGGTGCTGCAGGTGGCTGCCAACGCGTACGTCGCCCTGCTCGGCCCTGAGAAGACCAGCTCCAGCCGCCTCACCCTGGCGCAGGCGCTGAATTCGTTCGGCACCTTCCTGGCCCCGTTCTTCGGCGGCTTCCTGATCCTGTCCAACGCGGTCAAGAGCAGCGCGGACATCGCCAAGCTCTCGGCAGCGGAGCAGGTCACCTACCGCGCCCAGGAAGCATCCACGGTGCAGGGTCCGTACATCGGCCTGGCCATCGTGCTGGTGCTGCTGGCGGTCGGCGTGTACCTGTTCAAGCTGCCGGCGCTCGAAGAGACCACCGAAAAGGCCGACGACAGCCACCACTCGCTGATGGATGCCCTCAAGACCCCGCACGTGTTCTTCGGCGTGCTCGGCATCTTCTTCTACGTCGGCGGCGAAGTGTCGATCGGCAGCTTCATGATCAACTACCTGCAGCTGCCCGAGATCGGCAACATGTCGGGCGAGATCGCCGCCAGCCACGTGGCGTTCTATTGGGGTGGCGCGATGGTCGGCCGCTTCATCGGCTCGGCCCTGCTGGCCCGCTTCTCGCCGCGCAAGCTGCTCGCTGCTTTCGCCGTGATCAACATGCTGCTGGTCATCACCACGATAGTCACCACGGGCACGGTCGCCGTCTACAGCATCGTGGCCATCGGCCTGTTCAACTCGATCATGTTCCCGACGATCTTCTCGCTCGGTATCGAGCGCATGGGTCCGCTGACCGGCAAGGCCTCGAGCCTGCTGATCATGGCCATCGTCGGTGGCGCGCTGATTCCGTGGTTCCAGGGCGTCGTTGCCGATCACATCGGCCTGCAGCACGCCTTCTTCATCCCGCTCATCTGCTACGCCTACATCGTGTTCTACGGCCTCAGTGGTTCCAAGGTCCGTTCGGTGCCTGTCGCGCGTTAAGCCCCATGGCGACGGCCGGCCTCGCGCCGGCCGTCGTGTAGTACTTTCTTGCCCCAAGGACAGGCCGCAGCATGTCTTCCATCCTCTGCTTCGGCGAGGCGCTGATCGATTTCCACGCACAGCCCCAGGGCGGCGCCGGTCAGCCTCCCGCTTTCGTTCCCTTTGCCGGCGGTGCGCCGGCCAATGTCGCGGTCGCCGCGGCACGCCTCGGCGCCCACGCCCGCTTTGCCGGCATGCTCGCACGCGACATGTTTGGTGATTTTCTTTTCAAGAGCCTGACCGAGCTTGGCGTCGGTACGGACGACATCGCGCGTACCGATGAGGCACGCACCGCCCTGGCCTTCGTCGCCCATGACGAAAAGGGCGATCGCAGCTTCAGTTTCTATCGTCCGCCTGCCGCGGACCTGCTGTTCCGTCCCGAGCATTTCCGCAAGGAATCGTTCGAGGATCTGTCGATCTTCCACGTCTGCTCCAACTCGCTCACCGAAGCGGCGATCGCCGCGACGACGGTCGAGGGCATGCGCCGTGCACGTACCGCCGGTGCGCTTGTCAGCTTCGACATGAACCTGCGCCCTGCCCTTTGGCCGGCCAGCGAGGCACCGCTGCCCCGGTTGTGGGAAGCGCTGTCCGAAGCGGACGTGATCAAGCTGAGTGCCGAAGAGTTCGCCTTCATCCACGCCGGAGCCGGCTCGGACGACGCCGTGCTCGAACGCCTCTGGCGCGGCAAGGCCCGCTTGCTGCTGGTCACCGACGGCGCGGAACCGATGCAGTGGTTCTCCCGCTCCGCACGCGCCACCGTGAAGGGCTATGCCGTGGAAGCCGTGGACACGACCGCCGCGGGCGACGCCTTCGTCGGTGGATTGCTGGCCCGCCTCGCCGCGGAAGACGTCACGCCCGCGACCTTCGACGCGCTGGTTGCCGACACGGACCGCCTCGACGATCTGATCCGCTTCGCCGCAGCCTGTGGTGCGATCACCGCCACCCGCAAGGGCTCGTTTACTGCCATTCCCGACCAGGCCGAAGTCAGGGCCTTCATGGAGAAGCACGCATGACGAACTACCCCCTCCCCGATTTTCACAACGTGGATGTACTGCGCGACCACGTCGCCAAGACCATGGCTTTCTACAAGCCGAACGAAGTCGACACGGCGGGCGGTTTCTTCCAGTACTTCAAGGACGATGGCACGGTGTACGACCGCAGCCACCGTCACCTGGTGTCGAGCACGCGCTTCGTCTTCAATCACGCCATGGCTTACCTTGAATTCAAGAAGCCGGAAGACAAAGACCTTGCGATGCATGGTCTGAAATACCTGCGCGACGTGCACCTGAATCCCGAGACAGGCGGTTACGCCTGGACGATCGCCGACGGCAAGCGCGACGACCAGATGAACCACTGCTACGGTCTCGCGTTCATGCTGCTGGCCTATTCGTGCGGCGTGAAAGTCGGCTTCAACGAAGCGAAAGCGTGGCAGGGCGAGATCTGGGACCTGCTCGAGAAGCGTTACTGGGAGCCGGACTACGGCCTGTACCGCGACGAGGCCGACAAGGACTGGAACTTCACCGGTTACCGCGGCCAGAATGCGAACATGCACATGACCGAGGCGATGATCGCCGCGTGGGAAGCCACGAAGGACGACCGCTACCTCGATCGCGCCCTGCTGCTGGCCGAGAACATGACCCAGCGCCAGGCCGGCCTGACGCCGCAGAAGCTGGTGTGGGAGCACTACCACAGCGACTGGACGATCGACTGGGAATACAACCTCGACAATCCCAAGCACCTGTTCCGCCCGTGGGGCTTCCAGCCCGGTCACCAGACCGAATGGGCGAAGCTGCTGATGATGCTCGAGCGCTACACCAAGGGCACGCCGAAGCATAAGAGCTGGCTGGTACCGACCGCGAAGCACCTGTTCGACGAGGCGCTCGACAAGGCCTGGGACACCGAATACGGCGGCATCGCCTATGGATTCTCGCCCGAAGGCGACGTCTGCGACGACGACAAGTATTTCTGGGTGCAGGCCGAGTCGCTCGGTGCGGCCCAGCTGCTTTTCGAGACGACGGGCGAAGCGAAATACGACCAGGCCTACGAGAAGATCTGGGCCTACAGTTGGGAGCATTTCGTCGACCACACGTACGGTGCGTGGTATCGCATCCTCAATCGCAAGAACGAGAAGTACGACGACGAGAAGAGCCCCGCCGGCAAGACCGACTATCACACGATGGGCGCGTGCTACGAAATCATGGCCTCGCTCCGCCGCATGCAGTCGAAATAATCGTGATGCCATGCATCGGTGCGAGCGGCTACTGCCCTCGCACCGATGTCACGGCAACGCCTGCTTCAACGACGCGATGCCTTCCCACGGATCCGTCTCGCTCGACCTGGCCCGCTTCAGGGCCTTTGCCATGTCGAAGGCACCCCCGCCCTTCAGCCGGGCGATCTCGTCCCAGCGCAAGGGCATCGCCACCGGGGCCCCCGGACGCGCACGCAACGACCATCCCGTGACACTCGTGGCGCCGCGCGTATTGCGCAGCCAGTCGATGAAGATCAGTCCCTCGCGCTTGGCCTTGCTCGCTTCGGCGATGTAGCCCTGCGGACTGTCGGCGACCATCGCGTCCGCGATGCCTTCGCAGAAGGCTTTGACTTTGCCCCATGCCGGACCACGCCGAAAGGGCACGACCACGTGCAGGCCTTTGCCACCCGACGTGCGGACGAAGCTTTCCAGGCCCTGGCCCTGGAGTCGCTCGCGGATCTCGCGTGCGCAGGCCACGATGGCTTTCCAGTCGACGCCCTCGGACGGATCGATGTCGAAAATGAGTCGATCGGGTTGATCGGGCTTGTCCACGCGGGCACCCCAGGGATGGAACTCGAGCGTGTTCATCTGGACGAGCTCAAGCACGCCTTCGACGTCGTCGACATACAGGTACTCCGCGTCGCCGCCGTCCTTCTCTTTCAGTGCTACCGCCTTGACGTGCCTGCCGAGCGCACTGGCATGGTGCTTCTGGAAGAAACAGGCTCCGCTGGTGCCCCGAGGGCAGCGGACGACCGATAGCGGTCGGCCGCGAAGCTCGGGCAGCATGTGCGGTGCCACTGCCTCGTAGTAGGTGGCGACATCGCCCTTGGTCGGGCCGCCATCGCCGAACACCTCCCGATCCGGGTGGGTGATGGCGACGCCGTCGACGATCAGCGGCTCCATGGCGTCAGCCCGCCTTTCGACGCGTGGCGGGCGCTTTCCGCGCGGCTGTCTTGGCGGGGGCGCCCTTCTTCTTTGTTGCGCTCTTGGCCGTCGCGACCTTGGCAGTCGCCGCCTTCGCCGGCGCTTTCCTGCCGGCCGCTTTTTTTGCCGGCCCCGACTTGGCTGCCTTCTTCGTTGCCTCGATCGTCTTCTTCGCCGGCGTACGGTTCTTCGCGCCCAGGCTCTTCTTCAGCAAGGCCATGAAGTCCACGACATTGGTCGTTGCGTTTTCGGGCGTGCGGTCGTCCTCTTCGATGGTTGCCGTGACGCCCTTACTCTTGAGCCGCTTCTCGATGACGGCACGCAACTTGTCGCGGAAGTCGTCGCGATAATCGCCGGGTTTCCAGTCGCTCGACATCGAGGCGATGAGGTCCTTGGCCATGTCGATCTCGCGGGGCGAGATGCGGTAGTCGGCCGTGGATTTACCTGGCAGCTCGAAGTCGTCAGCGTCGACGATTTCCGACTCGTACCGCAGGATGTTGAGGACCAGCGCATCACCTTGCGGAAGCACGGCGGCGAGATACTCCTTGGTGCGGATGACCACCCGCGCGATGCCGATCTTGTTGGTCTTTTTCAGGGTTTCGCGCAGCAGCACATAGCCCTTCTCGGCCTTCTTGGCCGGCAGCAGGATGTACGGCTTCTCGAAATAGGCGGGGGCTATCTGGCCGGCATCGACGAAGGTGTCGATCTCGACGGTTTCATGCGCCTCGCTGGCCGCGTTCTTGATGTCTTCCTCCTCGAGGACGACATAACTACCCTTCTGGTACTCGAAGGCCTTGACGATGTCCTTCCAGGGCACCTCTTCGCCGGTATCGGCGTTGACCCGCTCGTAGCGCACGGGCGTATTGCTACGCTGGTCGAGCATGCGGAAGTGGATGTCGCTACGGCGCTCTCCGGACATCAGCCGGATCGGTACGTTGAGCAGGCCGAACGACAGGGTACCGGTCCAGATGGGGCGGGCCATGGGGCGATCCTCGAACCTCGGGGAGGTCGAGGATCGCCCGGACAGCGTGCAGGGGACGCCAAGACGCTCTGATCCCTACTTCCCGCCTTCCACCACCGGCAGCTCGATCGCACTGGCCGTGCCCGGCGCGTGCCATACCTGCTGCGTCGCCTTCTGGTAGTCGGACGGCTTGGCAAAGAAGATGTTCGGCACGTAGGTCTGCGGATTGCGGTCGTAGAGCGGGAACCACGACGACTGCACCTGCACCATCACCCGGTGACCCGGCAGGAAGGTGTGGTCCACGGTCGGCAGGCCGAACGTGTACTCCAGCGGAGTGTTCGGTGTGATCGCCTTCGGATCCGAGAAGCTTTCGCGGTATCGACCACGGAAGATGTCCATCGAGATGGCGAGTTCGTAGCCACCCATGGCCGGCGAGGTCGTGTCCGTCGATGGCGCGACATCGATCAGCTTGACCACCCAGTCGCTGTCCGTGCCGCTGGTCGAGGCGTAGAGCTTCACCTGCGGCGCGCCAGCCACGCGCAGCGGGGCGGTGAGTGGCTGAGTCACGTAGGTGAGGACGTCCGGACGGCCGTCCACGAAGCGCTGGTCCTGGACCAGCCAGGTGGTCCAGGAGGTGCGGTCGGTGAACCGCACGGGACGCGGTACATAGGGCACCGGCTTCGCGGGATCGGAGACGTACTCGTCGAACTTCGCCGCGGATGCGTCCGGCGCGGTGAACGACAGTCCGCCGTTGGCCGTGAGGTAGAGCGGCTTCGTACCCTTGGCCTGTGGCCAGGAGGTGAATCGGTCCCAGTGATTCTCGCCGGTGTTGTAGATGAGGACCGGCGGGGTCTTCGCCTTCGGGGCACCATCCACGAGGTACTGGTTGAAGAACGGCAGCAGTACGTCGCGGCGGAACTGCAGGGCGGTGTCGCCATCCCAGGTCAGGGCGCCGAGCGAGGAGGCACTGTAGTTGACCTGGCTGTGCCGCCACGGGCCCATCACCAGGTAGTTCTTGTCGTTGCCCTTGTCCTTGGGCTCCACGGCTTCGTAGCTATGGATCGCGCCCCACATGTCTTCCTGGTCCCACAGGCCCTGCAGCCACATGGTGGGCACCTTGAGGGGCTGTTTCGCCATCTCCTTGTCGAGTGCCTGGCCCTGCCAGTAGGCGTCATACGAGGGATGCTCGCTGAGCTTGCGCCAGTAGGGGAGCTGGTCCAGCCCGGCTGCCTTTGCGTAGTCGCCTGCGGAGCCAGCGGTGAGGAAATTCGTGTAGTCGTCGTAGCCGGCGCGGGTGATTTCTTCACCCTTGCCACGCTTTGCGTTCTGCCCGGCGATGTAGTCGAAGTTGGTCTGGCGGAACGCGCCGTAATGGAACCAGTCGTCACCCATCCAGCCGTCGACCATCGGGCTTTCCGGCGCGGCGACCTTCAATGCCGGGTGCGGGTTGATCAGGGCCATGACCACGGTGAAGCCCTCGTACGACGAGCCGATCATGCCGACCTTGCCGTTGGACTCGGGCAGGTTCTTGGTCAGCCAGTCGATCGTGTCGTAGGCGTCGGTGGAATGGTCCACCTCGGACGAGTTGAGCGGTCCGCGCAGCGGGCGGGTCATCACGTAGTCGCCTTCCGAACCGTACTTGCCGCGGATGTCCTGGAACACGCGGATATAGCCGGCATCGACGAATACCTCGTCGCCCTGGGGAAGCAGGTTGCGCATGGTCGTCGCCCCGGCGCGCTCGGCACGGCCGTCGGCGTTGTAGGGGGTGCGGGTCAGCAGGATCGGCGCATGCTTCGCGTTCTTCGGAATCACGATGACGGTGTGCAGCTTGACCCCGTCGCGCATCGGAATCTCGACGACACGCTTGACGTAGTCGTTGGCAGCGGTGGGAGCATCGAACCGGGCCGGAATGTCCGGCGTCATCGGCGCGGTCTGCGCCGCGGCAAGTCCGGAGGCGACGGCCAGTGACAGGGCGAGCATGGGAAGCAACGAGCGAGGCGACATGGGCATTCCTGTGGCGTAGGGACGAAACCCTTCTAGCCTGCCGTATCGCGCGCCCGGAGGCCATGGCCTCCTGCCCTACCCGCCGCGCGGGCAATAAAAAACCCGCCGCTCCCGGAGTCGCCGGTGATCGTCTGCCCGGCCGCCCCGGGCACCACCGAGAAGTAGGCGCCGCGGGCGGCGTCCCAGCCGTAGACGATCGTCGAGCCGTCCCAGTCGGTGCGGGTCACCGTGCTGACCCGCGGTGTTCAGCGCGCCGGCCAGTCCGGTGACGGTCGGCGTGGCGCCCTCGCGCCACTTGCTGTCCTGGCTGTTGTAGGAGCGCCTGGTCGCGGATGACCATGTTTATGACAAATAGCGCCTTGCCGTTACTCAGGTCACGTCGTTGGCGAAAACATGGGTCATATCTCGCTACTTGTAACCACGGAAGTGCCGACCCGATACGACGTCTCGTTTTTCGAGCATGCAGGTGACACCACCTCCGGCCACCTGAAGGTAGTTGCCCTGTCCGTCCGTCAGCGATGCATAGGAAGAAGGCCCGTAGCTGCGAAGCGACGCGATGATCGCGCGCAGCTGCTTTTCGTCCACATCATCCAACGGCGGTTTCTGTTCGATTTCCAGACGCATGGGAAACGTCGAGCTCCAAACCGGGTTCTGGGAAACACGATTACTGCGTACGTATCCGCTTCAAGATCTTCTGCGCCTTATCCAGCGTACGGAAACCGTCCTTCATATTTCCCGATCGATAGAACCCATAAGCCTCGTCCACCAGTTTCTGAAATTCATCGAATTGGGGACGCGGACCTTTCTCCTTGACGGCCAATGCATGCCCCTCCCTGAGTCCCTGGAATGCCAGGTCGAGCGTCCACTGTTCGTCGGCGGGCAGCCACTCGCGATCAGGGAAGTCGTCCGGTGCGCAAATGCGCACGAAGCCGACGTAATCCTTGAAGCCATGCAAATCGTTGAACGGAAATACGGCCATCAAACCCCCTCGATCCTGGCATCTCCAATCCACAACGCCAGATCATCGCTATCGAACGATCTCGTCGCGGGAAACTGATCGGATGCAGATAAGCGTCAGCGCAGGGAAATGCCAATGAACGAAGTCGTGACGACCCGTGCCGCTTGTCCCGCGTGTCGAATCCATATCCTTCGAAGGAAGACCCCTCCTTACATGCCTTCTGGGATACCGCTGCGGCCATCCATCTTGGTGATCTCCCAACGACGAAGGTCGTCCCACTCGAACTGGATCTTGTAGTCGAACGATTCGTCGGCGGAAAGAAGGAAGACACCTTTCTGCTTACCCAGCAAGGCCAT
Proteins encoded in this window:
- the fucP gene encoding L-fucose:H+ symporter permease is translated as MTTIFFMWGFLTCLNDILIPHLKAVFELNYAQALLIQFTFFGAYFIMSLPAGRIVAALGYKKSIVLGLIVAGIGAAMFWPAAGMRLYPFFLGALFILATGITVLQVAANAYVALLGPEKTSSSRLTLAQALNSFGTFLAPFFGGFLILSNAVKSSADIAKLSAAEQVTYRAQEASTVQGPYIGLAIVLVLLAVGVYLFKLPALEETTEKADDSHHSLMDALKTPHVFFGVLGIFFYVGGEVSIGSFMINYLQLPEIGNMSGEIAASHVAFYWGGAMVGRFIGSALLARFSPRKLLAAFAVINMLLVITTIVTTGTVAVYSIVAIGLFNSIMFPTIFSLGIERMGPLTGKASSLLIMAIVGGALIPWFQGVVADHIGLQHAFFIPLICYAYIVFYGLSGSKVRSVPVAR
- a CDS encoding carbohydrate kinase family protein gives rise to the protein MSSILCFGEALIDFHAQPQGGAGQPPAFVPFAGGAPANVAVAAARLGAHARFAGMLARDMFGDFLFKSLTELGVGTDDIARTDEARTALAFVAHDEKGDRSFSFYRPPAADLLFRPEHFRKESFEDLSIFHVCSNSLTEAAIAATTVEGMRRARTAGALVSFDMNLRPALWPASEAPLPRLWEALSEADVIKLSAEEFAFIHAGAGSDDAVLERLWRGKARLLLVTDGAEPMQWFSRSARATVKGYAVEAVDTTAAGDAFVGGLLARLAAEDVTPATFDALVADTDRLDDLIRFAAACGAITATRKGSFTAIPDQAEVRAFMEKHA
- a CDS encoding AGE family epimerase/isomerase; amino-acid sequence: MTNYPLPDFHNVDVLRDHVAKTMAFYKPNEVDTAGGFFQYFKDDGTVYDRSHRHLVSSTRFVFNHAMAYLEFKKPEDKDLAMHGLKYLRDVHLNPETGGYAWTIADGKRDDQMNHCYGLAFMLLAYSCGVKVGFNEAKAWQGEIWDLLEKRYWEPDYGLYRDEADKDWNFTGYRGQNANMHMTEAMIAAWEATKDDRYLDRALLLAENMTQRQAGLTPQKLVWEHYHSDWTIDWEYNLDNPKHLFRPWGFQPGHQTEWAKLLMMLERYTKGTPKHKSWLVPTAKHLFDEALDKAWDTEYGGIAYGFSPEGDVCDDDKYFWVQAESLGAAQLLFETTGEAKYDQAYEKIWAYSWEHFVDHTYGAWYRILNRKNEKYDDEKSPAGKTDYHTMGACYEIMASLRRMQSK
- the ligD gene encoding non-homologous end-joining DNA ligase encodes the protein MEPLIVDGVAITHPDREVFGDGGPTKGDVATYYEAVAPHMLPELRGRPLSVVRCPRGTSGACFFQKHHASALGRHVKAVALKEKDGGDAEYLYVDDVEGVLELVQMNTLEFHPWGARVDKPDQPDRLIFDIDPSEGVDWKAIVACAREIRERLQGQGLESFVRTSGGKGLHVVVPFRRGPAWGKVKAFCEGIADAMVADSPQGYIAEASKAKREGLIFIDWLRNTRGATSVTGWSLRARPGAPVAMPLRWDEIARLKGGGAFDMAKALKRARSSETDPWEGIASLKQALP
- a CDS encoding Ku protein is translated as MARPIWTGTLSFGLLNVPIRLMSGERRSDIHFRMLDQRSNTPVRYERVNADTGEEVPWKDIVKAFEYQKGSYVVLEEEDIKNAASEAHETVEIDTFVDAGQIAPAYFEKPYILLPAKKAEKGYVLLRETLKKTNKIGIARVVIRTKEYLAAVLPQGDALVLNILRYESEIVDADDFELPGKSTADYRISPREIDMAKDLIASMSSDWKPGDYRDDFRDKLRAVIEKRLKSKGVTATIEEDDRTPENATTNVVDFMALLKKSLGAKNRTPAKKTIEATKKAAKSGPAKKAAGRKAPAKAATAKVATAKSATKKKGAPAKTAARKAPATRRKAG
- a CDS encoding CocE/NonD family hydrolase is translated as MSPRSLLPMLALSLAVASGLAAAQTAPMTPDIPARFDAPTAANDYVKRVVEIPMRDGVKLHTVIVIPKNAKHAPILLTRTPYNADGRAERAGATTMRNLLPQGDEVFVDAGYIRVFQDIRGKYGSEGDYVMTRPLRGPLNSSEVDHSTDAYDTIDWLTKNLPESNGKVGMIGSSYEGFTVVMALINPHPALKVAAPESPMVDGWMGDDWFHYGAFRQTNFDYIAGQNAKRGKGEEITRAGYDDYTNFLTAGSAGDYAKAAGLDQLPYWRKLSEHPSYDAYWQGQALDKEMAKQPLKVPTMWLQGLWDQEDMWGAIHSYEAVEPKDKGNDKNYLVMGPWRHSQVNYSASSLGALTWDGDTALQFRRDVLLPFFNQYLVDGAPKAKTPPVLIYNTGENHWDRFTSWPQAKGTKPLYLTANGGLSFTAPDASAAKFDEYVSDPAKPVPYVPRPVRFTDRTSWTTWLVQDQRFVDGRPDVLTYVTQPLTAPLRVAGAPQVKLYASTSGTDSDWVVKLIDVAPSTDTTSPAMGGYELAISMDIFRGRYRESFSDPKAITPNTPLEYTFGLPTVDHTFLPGHRVMVQVQSSWFPLYDRNPQTYVPNIFFAKPSDYQKATQQVWHAPGTASAIELPVVEGGK